AAAGACGCCGCAAACACCGCAAACGCCGCGAACGCCGCTACCAACGCAGTGAACGAACTGATGCGAAACATAAGGCAGTTCAACCACTCCATGCAGTCCATATCGTCCACCAAGGACGCGCTCTTCCAACAGAACCTGTCCAAAATGTATTCAGAGCTTGCATCTACCAAAAATTTAGAATCGCTCAGTGGGTTCTATGAGGAGGTTCCCCATAGCGGAGCCACAGCGAAGGAGGGACAAGAACAAACCACACATGACTCACCAGCGGGGAAAGAAGTAGACAGCGGCGCCAACATGTATACGAGCACTTACGACGATTGGGTGAGCCAAACTAACTACGCTGATGAGAGGGACGTGCAAGGGAGGAGGTACTCCACGAATGAGATTAGCCCTCTACACTTGACGAAGAAAAACTCCAGTAGCATTTCGTCAAATCAGTGGGAGCAAATGAAGAGGAGCTTCTGCGACATTGAGCATAACTTGATGCACCTGAGCAGGGCCAGCATGGGCAGTGCCGCGGTGGGTTCGCCAGTGGGAGCCGCCACAGTGGGTTCTTCGCCGATGGGCAGTGCCGCGGTGGGTTCTGCGCTGATGGGCACTGCACCCATGGACGCCGCTGCAATGGGCTCTGCGCAGATGGACCCCACCGGGGGGGCCAGCTCCCCCTCCACCCCGAACCTCTCCTACGCGACGCTCGACATGGACAGATGGAACTCCTCCACCGAGTTCTTCCCCACCATGGATTACACGGTTGTCCAATCGAGGCACATCAACTTGGAGGTCAGGGGCTCCCCCAAAGCAGCTCCTCTTagtgccgcctcccccaagGTGGTTCCCCTGGCTGGCACGTCCCCCAAGGCAGTTCCCCTAGTTGGCACTTCCCCCAAGGTAATTCCCCTGagcgccgcctcccccaagGCGGTTCCCCTAAGTGGTGCATCCCCCAGAGTAGCTCCCCTCagtgccgcctcccccaagGCGGTTCCCCTAAGTGGTGCCTCCCCCAAGGCGGTTCCCCTAAGTGGTGCCTCCCCCAAGGCGGTTCCCCTAAGTGGTGCCTCCCCCAAGGTGGCTCCCCTCagcgccgcctcccccagggCCAAGCTCACCAAGCTGAACCTCGGGAAAGCCAACAACCTGCAGAGCAATGCGTTCGCCAGGGAGGAGGAGATCCTGAGTGGGAAGgcaccccccaggggggatagcggcaaaagggagagcggcaaaggggagagcggcaaaggggagagcggcaaaggggagagcggcaaaggggagagcggcaaaggggagagcggcaaaggggagagcggcaaaatggagtGTGGCAAAGTGGAGAGCGGCAAAGGCCAAAGCGCGCTGCCCAAAACGAAGTCGCCCAGAAACGTGGCGAGGGGCGCGTCCAGCAAGGCCATGGCTAGCGCATCAAAAACCGTAAAGGTGAAAAGCAAAGCGACAAGCGAGACGACGAAGACGCCCAAGATGGTGAAGCGGAACAGCGAGGGGGGCGGCGCTGCTGGTGCAGTCAAGCCAGAGGGAAAAACGAGCACAGCCCCAGCTTCTTCAATTGTTGGTGCCATCACTTCAGCGGTGCCGTCTACAAATCAAGGGGCCGCTTCCAACGTACCGCACCCAAACGGGGGGTCGCCAACGCACCAAGCCGTCCCCACCTGTGCAAGACAAacgaacaaaaatgaaaaagggggttcTGCAGAAAAGGATCTAACATACAACATGAACGTGGTCATCAGATGCAGACCAATGAGTGCTagcgaaaaaaacgaaggagcaaaaaatgtaataaaaattctGGACAACAAAATGATAGTGCTACTAGATCCTTCAGATAACTCAGATAATGTGTTAAGGCAAAATAGAAGCCGGGAGAAGAAGTACGTTTTCGATTACGTCTTCGATGAGACTAGTTCCCAAGAGGAGGTCTACAAGAACAGCGTCAAGTGTCTCATAGATGCAGTGATTGGAGGGTACAACTCTACAGTTTTTGCTTACGGAGCTACAGGTGCTGGAAAGACGCACACAATTATAGGGCATAAAAATGAGCCCGGAATTATGAACATGATTTTGAGAGACTTATTTGACAGaatcaaaatggaggtgATGAATGAGTACAAAGTGAAATGTTCCTTTATTGAGATTTACAATGAAAACATTTGTGACCTGCTGAACCCGTCAGATGAGTACCTAGATGTGAGAGAAGATCCCATAAAAGGAGTTACCGTCTCGAACATCTTCGAGGTCTGCACCACATCTGTGGAGGAAATCATGGAGCTAATACATACCgggaataaaaatagaacCCAAGAACCCACAGATGCAAACAAAACAAGCTCTAGAAGTCATGGTGTCTTACAGGTTATCGTAGAAGAGACAGAAAAGGGACAGGGGATCTACCAACAGACCAAGAGGGGAAAACTATGTGTAATTGATTTAGCAGGAAGTGAAAGAGCTAGCCAAACGAACAACAAAGGAATGAGACTCTTAGAAGGAGCTAACATCAATAGGTCTCTCCTAGCCTTAGGGAATGTCATCAATGCTCTAGTGTCTAGAAGCAAAGGAACAAGCAAATCTAATTTTATACCCTTTAGGGATAGTAAGCTCACTCGGTTGTTGAAGGATTCTCTCGGGGGAAACTGCAAAACGGTGATGATCGCCAATGTGAGTCCCTCTCACCTCTCCTACGAAGATACACATAACACCCTCAAATATGCCAATAGAGcgaagaatataaaaaacgtAGTCACCTCCAACGTGGTGGTGGTCAAGCAGCACCTCACCATGTACATCGACGTGATTGAAAAGCTGAAGAGCGAAATTGAATTCCTAAAGGAGCAGCTGcacgaaaaggggaagatgAACGAGTACATGAGCTCCACCTCCACCACCTTCGACTACTACGACCAGCTGAAGGACTACGAGCGCAACTGCTCGCGGGAGGAGCTGCTCAGCATCATCGCCGCGTTGAAGCGGGAGAACCAGCGCCTCCggatgggggaagcggtggaggcgGCAGatgcgggggaagcggcggaaaCGGTGGAGGTGGCAGACGCGGTGGAAGCAGCAGATGGGGGTGACGCGGCAGATGCGGCAGACGCAACCACGAACCAACGGCAGCTGAGCGACTTGAGAGCCGTGAACGAGAAGCTCTTCGCGGACAACAAGAAGTTCCACGAAAAGCTGCAGGAGTACATGCAGGTCTCCCACAACCTGCGCCTCCTCAACGAGGAGTACAAGCGCCAGATCGACGCCTTCAAGGCCATCATGCACAGCAGCGACGCCAGCCACGTCCAAATTAGGAAGAAGCTCGACGACTTGCGCAAGAAATACGACCAGCTCAAGGTTTAGCCCGAGCGGTGTAGCGGCGCGATGCAGACGCCTCTGCCTGCAGGCAACCCCCGCGGGGGAGTAGCGGTTGTTAGCGGCTATTAGCTGCTAGTAGCGGACTGTCTGCCGCCGTCCCCCCACCTTGCGACCGCCTCGACAGACGCGACGCCACTTGCCCCCTCCCAGGAAAGCACGGAGGATAAAGAAAACGACGACGTGTTCgacaaatggaaaagggaaCTCACCAAGGTAATGGTAATGGGGGCGCTCTCTAGAGGTGCCTCCACACTGCTCCCCGGAGGTGCTTCCATACTGCTCACCCGAAGTGCCTCCACACTGCTCCCCGGAAGTGCCTCCATACTGCCTACTCccttttgctcctcccctttgctcccccccacgAAGGTGCTGGacgagaggaagaagataAAGGCGGTCATTCTAAGCGTCGAGAGGAGACTCATCACGAACAAGGAAGTTGGGGAG
Above is a genomic segment from Plasmodium vivax chromosome 2, whole genome shotgun sequence containing:
- a CDS encoding kinesin, putative (encoded by transcript PVX_081250A), whose translation is MSNNEHGKRSDSMDEYEWVQAEIGETSNATNTGCFASASKEAQEDVCISNRTTENGNEKEELAGGYFSSSDGSARECYGGAYQIGAHQRGGEERSAYQMGAHQSGADPTSCSPAVPHSLVAPHLEGCSEPPLDGPPHGEPKNCGGVKICISSVGGMGGEPLPDGPEGEGSPQCYDERMLSPVYRGEGHPAARVAKRDLPKEITKEGAKEGAKDAAENAAKDAANTANAANAATNAVNELMRNIRQFNHSMQSISSTKDALFQQNLSKMYSELASTKNLESLSGFYEEVPHSGATAKEGQEQTTHDSPAGKEVDSGANMYTSTYDDWVSQTNYADERDVQGRRYSTNEISPLHLTKKNSSSISSNQWEQMKRSFCDIEHNLMHLSRASMGSAAVGSPVGAATVGSSPMGSAAVGSALMGTAPMDAAAMGSAQMDPTGGASSPSTPNLSYATLDMDRWNSSTEFFPTMDYTVVQSRHINLEVRGSPKAAPLSAASPKVVPLAGTSPKAVPLVGTSPKVIPLSAASPKAVPLSGASPRVAPLSAASPKAVPLSGASPKAVPLSGASPKAVPLSGASPKVAPLSAASPRAKLTKLNLGKANNLQSNAFAREEEILSGKAPPRGDSGKRESGKGESGKGESGKGESGKGESGKGESGKGESGKMECGKVESGKGQSALPKTKSPRNVARGASSKAMASASKTVKVKSKATSETTKTPKMVKRNSEGGGAAGAVKPEGKTSTAPASSIVGAITSAVPSTNQGAASNVPHPNGGSPTHQAVPTCARQTNKNEKGGSAEKDLTYNMNVVIRCRPMSASEKNEGAKNVIKILDNKMIVLLDPSDNSDNVLRQNRSREKKYVFDYVFDETSSQEEVYKNSVKCLIDAVIGGYNSTVFAYGATGAGKTHTIIGHKNEPGIMNMILRDLFDRIKMEVMNEYKVKCSFIEIYNENICDLLNPSDEYLDVREDPIKGVTVSNIFEVCTTSVEEIMELIHTGNKNRTQEPTDANKTSSRSHGVLQVIVEETEKGQGIYQQTKRGKLCVIDLAGSERASQTNNKGMRLLEGANINRSLLALGNVINALVSRSKGTSKSNFIPFRDSKLTRLLKDSLGGNCKTVMIANVSPSHLSYEDTHNTLKYANRAKNIKNVVTSNVVVVKQHLTMYIDVIEKLKSEIEFLKEQLHEKGKMNEYMSSTSTTFDYYDQLKDYERNCSREELLSIIAALKRENQRLRMGEAVEAADAGEAAETVEVADAVEAADGGDAADAADATTNQRQLSDLRAVNEKLFADNKKFHEKLQEYMQVSHNLRLLNEEYKRQIDAFKAIMHSSDASHVQIRKKLDDLRKKYDQLKESTEDKENDDVFDKWKRELTKVMVLDERKKIKAVILSVERRLITNKEVGEGSFSEEDVRALYEKKSKMDEELQRNILQTNELLKELPLQIRDEKTRNFLFLFYTNKVLLQEKEELQEFFELSSTIISQKEKQISSLKDQLKMTDACTLLKM